From the genome of Leucoraja erinacea ecotype New England unplaced genomic scaffold, Leri_hhj_1 Leri_725S, whole genome shotgun sequence:
agcccttgccgcagtcattgcaggtgtaggggcgctcgccggtgtgggtgcgctggtgcatcaGCAGGTCTGTCAACGacttgaagcccttgccgcagtcagtgcaggtgtaggggcgctctccCCCGTGtgcacgctggtgggacagcagggtGCATCCGCCtgagtgaagcccttgccacagggCGCAGGTGAAGGGCGCTCCGTGTGCACGGCTGGTGCCGCCAGCAGTCTGCTGGTTGAGCatgtgaagctcttgccgcagtccgagcaggtgtaggggcgctcgccggtgtgcaggcgcctgtggATCTTCAGGTTATGCGCCGTCTTAAAGGTCTTGCCACACTCCGAACAgttgaaggggcgttctcccgtgtgcacccgccggtggatctccagctcGCTCGGg
Proteins encoded in this window:
- the LOC129694617 gene encoding zinc finger protein 239-like, which encodes MEDHMTGHNKEKRYECDVCGKAWQCPSELEIHRRVHTGERPFNCSECGKTFKTAHNLKIHRRLHTGERPYTCSDCGKSFTCSTSRLLAAPAVHTERPSPAPCGKGFTQADAPCCPTSVHTGESAPTPALTAARASSR